One region of Termitidicoccus mucosus genomic DNA includes:
- a CDS encoding glycoside hydrolase family 2 TIM barrel-domain containing protein, translating into MSIPPTNDELKTHGTAPLPHNLYARERIDLSGSWRFLVDPVERGLRNQYPRYTIPRDEKQQPLGGLLVEYDWDSAPAITVPGDWNTQSNPRLFWYEGLAWYRRHIAAPAQLAPGQRVFLYFEAANYRSHIYLNGEKLGVHEGGFTPFAFEVTGRLKAIGANSLVVGVDSKRQFGNVPGSDADWFNYGGITRPVWLVITPGSFIQHYSLALSEHAGREIITATVRLDGAHSADAAVTIRIPELKLETIVRTDAQGCATFKLFPAPGALARWSPESPKLYAVIIATDTDRIEDRIGFRTIAVRGDDIILNGRSIFLRGISIHEERIGIREDDGGRKLDWNDARRLLTEAKALGCNFVRLAHYPHSEKMTRLADELGLLVWSEIPVYQEDIPYTDPHTLKLARRMQSDNIARDQNRASVIIWSVANETPLTSARLAFLRTLIADARAQDPSRLISAALNRSPNGSDREIVIDDPLGEHLDVLAYNTYIGWYGALSPADIPSVTWRTIYHKPLLLSEFGTDAKCGTRGQKESRWTEEYQAWFYEQTLAGASRTPWIKGLSPWILKDFRSPRRFRADYQNYWNRKGLISETGERKQAWQVLHDFYTNNDNPP; encoded by the coding sequence ATGAGCATCCCGCCCACAAATGACGAACTGAAAACCCACGGCACCGCTCCGCTCCCGCACAATCTCTACGCGCGCGAACGCATCGATCTTTCCGGCTCCTGGCGTTTTTTGGTCGATCCGGTCGAACGCGGCTTGCGCAACCAATACCCGCGCTACACCATTCCAAGGGATGAAAAGCAGCAGCCTCTTGGCGGCCTTCTCGTCGAATACGACTGGGATTCCGCTCCCGCGATCACCGTCCCCGGAGACTGGAACACGCAATCCAATCCGCGCCTCTTCTGGTATGAAGGACTCGCTTGGTATCGCCGCCACATCGCCGCGCCTGCGCAGCTCGCGCCGGGCCAGCGCGTGTTTCTCTACTTCGAGGCCGCCAACTACCGTTCACACATTTATCTAAATGGTGAGAAGCTCGGCGTGCACGAAGGTGGTTTCACGCCATTTGCCTTTGAGGTCACTGGCAGACTAAAAGCAATCGGCGCCAACTCGCTCGTCGTCGGAGTGGATAGCAAACGCCAATTCGGCAATGTGCCCGGCTCCGATGCTGATTGGTTCAATTACGGAGGCATCACTCGTCCCGTCTGGCTCGTCATCACTCCCGGGTCGTTCATCCAACACTATAGCCTCGCGTTGTCTGAACACGCCGGGCGGGAAATCATCACCGCAACCGTGCGGCTCGATGGCGCGCACTCAGCCGACGCTGCGGTCACCATCCGCATCCCCGAGTTAAAACTCGAAACCATCGTGCGCACCGACGCACAAGGCTGCGCCACGTTCAAGCTTTTCCCCGCACCCGGCGCACTCGCACGCTGGTCCCCCGAATCGCCAAAACTCTATGCCGTCATCATTGCGACCGACACCGACCGCATCGAAGACCGCATTGGCTTCCGCACCATCGCCGTGCGCGGCGATGATATCATTCTCAATGGACGTTCCATCTTCCTTCGGGGCATCTCCATCCACGAAGAACGCATCGGCATCCGGGAAGATGATGGTGGACGCAAACTCGATTGGAACGACGCCCGCCGCCTGCTCACCGAGGCCAAGGCTCTCGGCTGCAATTTCGTGCGCTTGGCGCATTATCCACATTCCGAAAAGATGACGCGCCTTGCCGATGAGCTCGGTCTGCTTGTTTGGAGTGAAATCCCCGTCTATCAGGAAGACATCCCCTACACCGATCCGCACACACTCAAACTCGCGCGCCGTATGCAATCTGATAACATCGCGCGCGACCAAAACCGCGCCTCCGTTATCATTTGGAGTGTCGCCAACGAAACCCCGCTCACCTCCGCCCGCCTCGCATTCCTCCGCACACTGATCGCCGACGCTCGCGCCCAGGACCCCTCGCGCCTCATCTCTGCTGCGCTAAACCGCAGCCCAAATGGCTCCGACCGCGAAATAGTGATCGATGATCCGCTCGGCGAGCACCTCGACGTTCTCGCCTACAACACCTATATTGGTTGGTATGGCGCTCTCTCGCCTGCGGACATTCCCTCAGTCACTTGGCGCACAATCTACCACAAGCCACTGCTTCTCTCGGAATTTGGCACCGATGCGAAATGCGGAACACGTGGGCAAAAAGAATCGCGTTGGACGGAGGAGTATCAGGCATGGTTTTATGAGCAAACCCTCGCTGGAGCATCCAGAACGCCATGGATCAAGGGGCTCTCGCCGTGGATACTAAAGGACTTTCGCTCTCCTCGGCGTTTCCGGGCGGACTATCAAAACTACTGGAACCGCAAAGGTCTTATCAGCGAAACCGGCGAGCGCAAACAAGCCTGGCAAGTCCTGCATGATTTTTACACAAACAACGACAATCCACCCTGA